A window of Myxococcales bacterium genomic DNA:
TCGCTCCAGGCGCACTTCACGAACACCGCGCCCGCGATCGCGGATCTCGACGGCGACGGGAAGTACGAGATCGTGATCCTCGGCAGCGTGCAGAACGCCGCGCAGTCGAACCGCAAGCAGGGCGTCGGTCTGTGGGTCGTGCGCGCCGACGCGTCGCGCCCGCCCGGGTGGGAGGCGCCGCTGCACGTCCCGGCGTACCTCGACGGCCTCGAGGACCTCGGGGGCAACCTGATCGCGGCGACCAACCAAGCGACCGTGGCGGACATCTCTCCGGCGGAGAAGGGCCCCGAGCTGCTCTTCGCGGGCTTCGACGGGAAGATCCACGCGGTGTCGGCGGCGCGAAAGGAGCTCTGGGCGACCGCCTTCACGGCGGAGAAGGGCGTGCTCACCGGCGGCGTGGTGGTGGCCGATCTCTCCGGAGACGGCGCGCCGGAGGTCGTGTTCGCGACCTACGGCCCCGCCGGTAAGGGCGCGCTGTTCGTGCTCGGCCCCGGCGGAGCGAAGCTCCACGAGGTGAAGCTCCCCGGACGCGGCTCGATGGCCGTACCCACCATCGCGGATCTGGACGGGGACGGGGCGCTCGAGATCTTGGTCTCGCTCAAAGACGCGGACGGGAAGGCCGCGGTCCTCGTGTTCGCAGTGCCTGGCTCGCAGACCAACTGCATGCTCTGGCCTACGGGCCGGGGCAACCTGCTCCGCAATGGCTGGGCGCGCTGACGGCGCGCGGCGCGCCGCTCGAACGCGGCCTCGCACCGACGGCGTCGACGGTGGTCAGGGCGGGGGCGCGCGGCGCGACGCCGGCCTCGCGGGCTTCGCGGCCCGCTCGTCCTCGCGCTTCTGCTCGCGGTAGGCCTCCCAGTTCCCCGAGTAGAGCTGCGTCTTTCCGTTGCCCTCGAAGGCGAGGATGGACGTCGCCACGCGGTCGAGGAACCACCGGTCGTGGGACACGACGAGCACGCACCCGGGCCAGCTCTCGATGAGGTCTTCGAGCGCGCCCAGCGTGTCCATGTCGAGGTCGTTCGTCGGCTCGTCGAGCAGGAGCACGTTCGCCCCCGACTTCAGGGAGAGCGCGAGCGCGACGCGCGCCCGCTCCCCGCCGGAGAGCGCCGACACCTTGCGCCGGAGCGCGGCGCCGTTGAAGAGGAAGAGCTCCAGATAGGCGCGCATGCCCATCTCGCGATCCCCGAGGATCACCGTGCCGCCGCCCGTGCGGTCGGAGTCCTCGCGCTCGGCGACGTTGTCGAGCACCGACCAGTCGTCGCGGAGCGTGGTGCGGGCCTGGTCGAAATAGGCGATCTTGGTCTGCAGTCCGCGCACCAAGGTGCCCGAGGTGGGCTCGAGCTCGCCCGTGACGAGCCGCAGGAGGGTGGTCTTCCCTGCCCCGTTCGGCCCGACGATGCCGACCCGCGCCCCCTTCACCAGGCGCATCGTGAGCGAGTCGATGAGCCGGCGGCCACCGAGGTCGAGCCGCACGTCCACGAGGTCGAGGATGGTCTTTCCGAGCCTCGCGGCGCCGCCCTCGAGCCCCGCGAGATCGACCTCTCCGCGCACGCGCAGCCCCTCGGCCCCGATGGCGGTCTCGGCGCGCTGGATGCGCGCCTTCTGCTTCGTGGAGCGCGCCTTCGGGCCGCGCCGCAGCCACTCGATCTCACGGCGAAGGAAATTCTGGCGGTTCGACTCGACGCGCTCGGCCTGCGCGAACCGCTCGGCCTTCTGCTCGAGGAAGTCCACGAACGCGCCGACGCTGTCGTTGCGCTTCGTGTACTCGGTGAGGACGCCGTTCTCGAGGTCGAGGACCCGCGTCGCGATCTTCTCGAGCACGTAGCGGTCGTGCGTGACGAGCAGCACGGCGCCGGGGAACTCTCGGACGAGGTGGTCCTCGAGCCAAGCGATCGTGTCGGCGTCGAGGTGATTCGTGGGCTCGTCGAAGATCGCGAGCTCGGGCTTCGCGACGAGGATGCGCGCGAGCGCCACGCGCCGCCGCTCGCCGCCGCTCATGGTGCCGACCGGTCGGTCGACGTCGGTCACGCCGAGGTGGAGCAAGATCTCATCGACCTCGTGGTCGCGCGACCAGCCGCCGAGCCGCTCGACGTCCTCCGCCAGCGACGCCTGCTCATCCATCAGCGCCGCCGTCACCTCGCCCTCACCGAGCCTGTGCGACACCTCGTCGTAGCGTGACTTCGCCGCGTGCCAGAGCACCAGCCCCTCGCGGGCGATCTCGCGCGGGGTGCGCTCGGGATCGAGCACGGGCTCCTGCGGCAGGTAGAGGATCGTCGCGTCGCGGCGACGATCGATCGAGCCGGTGTCGAGCGGCTCGATCCCCGCCAGCACGCGGAGAAGCGTCGATTTGCCGGTGCCATTCGGCCCGAGCAGCGCCACCTTCTCGCCGCGGCGGATCGTGAACGTCGCCTGGTCGAAGAGGGGGCGGAGCCCGTAGGCCTTGGTGATCGCGTGCGCGGAGAGGACGGGCATCGCGCGCATCCGTAGCAGAGTGCGCCGGGCGACGTGCGCGGATCGACGCGCGCTCTGCGACGAGACGGTGACGGTCGCGACGTCCACGTGACCGCGACGCGAAGGCCCGCCAACGTCTCGTGGCGCGCGCGCGATGGTCTCGAAGGGTTCACCGTTTCGTCAAATTCGGTCCTTAGAGGGTTCGGCGTGTCACTCGCCGCACTCGAGCACGATCGCCTCCACGACTTCTCCGCCCGCCGGCTGCTCGTCGGGTACGCGTCCGCTGGCGTCGTGCTCGCGACGGTCGCCGTCCTGGGCGTGGTCTTTGGGAAAGAGATCAAACGCAAGGCGCTCGAGGAGGCGGTGCCCGTCGTGTTCGCGCCCCAGAAGCCGCCGACGCGACCGGCGCCCGCGAAGGTGGAGACCCCGAGGCCGCCCGCCCCAAAGGCCAAGTCGAGCCCCCCGCCCCTTGGGCGCCCGGCGACCCTCGCGCCGCGCGAGACGCCGACCGAGGCCCCGAAGCAGGGTGATCCCACCGCCCCGCTGCCCGCGGCCGAGGGTGTCGTCGGCGGCAGCCTCGACGGCGTCGTGGGCGGCACCGGGACCGGCGGCCCCGCGGCCGGCGCGCAGAGGCCCTCGGCGCCACCTGCGCCTACGCCTCCGCCAGCGCCCATGGCCCAGACGACCGAGAACGTCGCCGCGCCTCGCGTGCTCGCCCGCGCGCTCCCCACCTTCCCCGAGGCCGCGCGCCGCGCCGGCGTGCAGGCCACCGTCCGCGTGCGCTACGTCGTGCGCGAGGACGGGAGCGTCACCGACGTGGTCATCGTGCGAGGGCACCCGCTGCTCGACGCCGAGGTGGTGCGCGCGGTGTCGGCGTGGCGCTTCTCTCCCGCCATGCTCGACGGCCGCCCGGCGCGCGTCGTCCGGTTCGCCAACTTGCCATTCCGCCCGCGACTCTAGTGGGCATTCCTTCTTCGTCGACCCCGCCCACCCCCGACCAACTGCCCATCACGACTCCGTCTCCGCGCCTGCCAGGAGGAGTATCCCCATGAACCTCAATCCATTCCACATCTGGGCCTCGATGGGCCCCCTCAGCAAGTTCATCGCGGCGGTGCTCCTCGCCATGGCGGCCACGACCATCGCCATCGCCGTGGAGCGATGGCTCGCCCTCGCGCGCGGGTCGCGCGCGACGCGCACCTTCATGAAGACCGCGCTGCCCATCCTGGAGCGCGGACAGTTCGAGGGTCTCGCCGAGATCGCCCCCGCACACACCCACTCCCCCTTCGCCCGCCTCATAGGGCCCACGCTGAGCAAGCTTGGGTCCAAGCGGGGCACCGTCGACGCCGTCGAGCTCGTACGGCGCGAGTCCGAGCGGCAGAAGGAGGCCGTGAGCGGCGAGCTTCGGCGCGGTCTCTCGGTGCTCGCGAGCATCGGCTCCGTGGCGCCGTTCGTCGGCCTCCTGGGCACTGTCGTGGGCATCATCTCGGCGTTTCAGGGTATCGCCGCCACGGGCTCTGGCGGCCTCGGCGCCGTGTCCGCGGGCATCGCCGAGGCGCTCGTGGAGACCGCGCTCGGCCTCCTCGTCGCCATCCCCTCGGTGCTCCTCTTCAACCAATTGAACGCGTCGATCACGATCCTCGAGGGCACGCTCTCCCGCGCGACCGGCGAGCTCCTGGACGACCTCGAGAACCGGCGCGTCGACGCCTCGCTCGAGGCGGCAGAGTGAGCGCCCCCGCGAGCGCGCCCCGCGCGCCCCGCGCACAGCCCCGTCGGCCTTCGCGCGTGCCCAAGACGCGCCCCACGCGCGTCCCGACCGGAGCCACGGTGCTGCCCGAGATCAACGTCACGCCGCTCGTCGACGTCGTGCTCGTGCTGCTCATCGTGTTCATGGTCATCGCACCGCAGCTCGAGCACGGTGAGCGCGTCGAGCTCCCGAGCGTGGCCCGGCCCGACGACGCGCAGAAGACCGCCTCGGTCGACCCGGTGACGCTCACGCTCGCCGCGAGCGGCGCGCTCTACCTCGAGAGGGAGCCCGTCACGCCGGACGCGCTCGCGGCGCGCCTGACCGAGCTGCACGCGGTGGCGCCGGACCGCAAGGTCGTGCTGAAGGCCGACGCGACGGCGCCGTACGGCAAGGTCCGCGCGCTCTTCGCGCGGGTGCAGCGCACGGGCTTCCCGGGCTGCGCGCTGCTGGTGGAGAAGCAGGAGAAGGGCTGATGGCCATCACGCTCGAGTCAGGCCCTCGCAAGTCGCGGGGCGCGACGCCGCAAATGAACGTGACGCCGCTCGTCGACGTCGTCCTCGTGCTGCTCATCGTGTTCATGGTCATCGCGCCCCTGCTGTCGAAGAAGTTCAGCCTCGCCCTCCCGAAGCAGGCGGAGGCGAGCGCCGCGCAGAGCGCCGACGTGCCCGTCGTGCTCACAGTTGCGGCGGACGGCGCGGTGCGACTCAACCGTGAGGAGGTCGCCGCCGCCGAGCTCGGCGCGCGCGTCGAGCGGGTGCTCGCGGCCCGCGCAGACAAGACCGTGTACTTCGACGCCGACGACGGCGCGCCCTTCGGGGTGGCGGTGCGCACCATGGACGTGGCGCGCGCGCACGGCGCGATCACGGTCTCCATCCTCACGGCGAAGGCGGACGAGTAGCGGCCTCACGGCCAGGAGCCCTCATGCAACCCCCCGGACCCCAGGAGCGGCGCCGCGCGCGTCGACAGGTGACGTGCGTCCTGTACACGGCCCTCACGGCGCTCGGCGCCTCCGGGGCCAGCCCCGCGGCCGCCGAGGCAGCGGAGCCGCCCGGCATCGCTCCGTCGCCGAGCGCGACCGTGACCCTTCGCGGTCGCGTGACCAGCCGGGAAGACCACACGCCGCTCCCCGGCGCCGAGGTGAGCGTAATCGCGGCGGGCGGCGACGGCCAACGGCTCGCGGTGGCGACCGACGAGGACGGCGCCTTCGCGCTCGCCCTGCCTCCCGGCGCCCACACGCTCCGGGTCGTGGCCGACCTCCACAAGCCCGCGCGGGTGCGCAACGTCCGCGTGCTCAGCGGCCGCGTCACCACGCTGAGCGTCGCGCTCGAGCCCGACGCGGACGCCATCGAGGACCTCGCCGCGGTGGAGTACGAGCCCGACCGGAACAGCGCCGCCGGCCAGGTGGCGCTTCGTCGAAACGCCGCGGGGGCGACCGACACCGTCGGCGCCCAGGACATCGCCCGGTCGCCCGATCGCTCCGCGGCAGACGCCGTGAAGCGCGTCGTCGGCGCGAGCGTGGTGGACGGTCGCACGATCGTCATCCGCGGCCTCGGCGATCGCTACACGAGCTCGCTCGTGGACGGCCTGCCGATGCCGTCCACCGACCCCGATCGCACCGCGGTGCCGCTCGACATGTTCCCCTCACTCGTCCTGTCCGACCTGTCGATCAAGAAGACGTATACTCCCGATCTTCCAGGGCAATTTGCCGGCGGTATCCTCGACATCCGAATGCGGAGGGCGCCCGAGAGGTTCACGTTCCTCGCGTCACTCGGCGTCGGCCTCAACGGCGAGACCACCTTCGCGCGGCGACCGTCGTACGCGGGCGGCTCACTCGACTGGCTCGGCGTAGACGACGGCACACGGCGGCTGCCGGCGGGCCTCCCGCGGGAGCGCATCACGCGGCTGCGCCCGGACGGGACCGTCGACCCGAACCTGACCGACTACGGCCGCGCGCTGTCCTCCCCCATCGGCCTGACCGAGACGGTCTCGCTGCCGAGCGGCACCGGCAGCCTGCTCGTGGGCGACACGCGCAAGCTCGGCGGACATAGCCTCGGCTACATCGCGGCGCTCGGGTACTCCCGCCGATTCCAGCGCCGCACGGGCGAGCTCTTGCGCACCTACGGCCTCGACCCGTCGCGCCCCGGCGAGCTCGTCCGCCTGAACGACTACCGCGTGGACAGCGGCACCGACGCGGTCACCATCTCCAGCTACGCCGGGCTCGAGTGGCGCCCCTCGCCCGCCCACACGCTGACGCTGAGCGGCCTGCTCTCGCGCAGCTCCGAGGCCGAGGCGCGGCGTATCACCGGCTTCAACGACGAGCAGCAGGCCGACGTGCGCGACGAGCGGCAGCGCTTTCTCCAGCGGCAGCTCATGTACGGGCAGCTCCGCGGTGAGCACCGCATCGAGTCGCTCCGAAGGGCCGAGCTTGGCTGGAGCCTCGGCTACGGACGCGCGACCTCCGGCGAGCCCGACCTCCGCGAGTCGGTGTACGTAGCCGACGCCGCGCAGGGCCTCTCGTTCCGCGAGGGCACGCAGAGCGGCCAGCACTTCTTCGCGAACCAGGGGGAGACCACCCGCACCCTGGGGCTCACCTACAAGCAGCCCATCCGCGACGGCGAGCGGCCGGTGCGGCTCGAGCTCGGAGGCCTCGCGTCGCTCCGGGGCCGCAGCTTCGAGGCGCGCCGATTCCGCTTCCTCCGCGCTCGCGACGCGCGCCCGGAGGTCTTCCGGAGGTCCCCGGCCGAGCTGTTCACGCCCGACAACGTGGGCACCGCCCTCGAGCTCGAGGAGTGGACGCGGCCCACCGACCTCTACGCCGCGCGGTACGACGTCGTGGGCGGCCACCTGATGGCCGACGTGGCGCTCCACGAGCGCGTACGCGTCGTGGTGGGGCAGCGGCTCGAGCGCGCGGTGCAGTCGATCGACTCCTTCGATCCGTTCGCGGCGGAGTCCACCGAGCGCGTGACGTCGCGCCTCGAGCGCGTGGACGCCCTCCCCTCGGCGAACCTCACCTTGAAGACCTCGGAGCGCACGAACCTGCGACTCGCCGTCTCGCGCACGGTGTCGCGCCCCCAGCTGCGCGAGCTCGCGCCGTTCATCTTCAGCGACTTCTTCGGCGCTCGCGAGATCCTCGGCAATCCCGACCTCGATCGCGCGCGGATCGTCAATCTGGACGCGCGCGCCGAGCTCTTCCCCGGCGACGCCCAGGTGCTCTCGGCGTCGTTCTTCTACAAGAGCTTCACGGCGCCCATCGAGCCCATCATCTTGCCCACGAGCCGCGGCGTGCTGAGCTACGCGAACGCGCGCGGCGCGGTCAACGCGGGCGTGGAGCTCGAGGCGCGGCGGTCGCTCGGGTTCGTGCACAAGTCGCTCTCCGAGCTGTCATTTCTCGGGAACCTCACCCTCGTGCACTCTCGCGTAGAGCTCTCGCCCTCGGCGGGCATCCAGACCTCGCAGTCGCGCGCACTCGCCGGGCAGTCACCCTACGTCGTGAATCTGGCGCTCGACTGGGAACACCCGGTCACAAGGACGCGCGCGCGGCTCCTCTACAACGTGTACGGGGCGCGGATATCCCAGGTAGGGCAGAACGGGCTCCCCGACGTCTTTGAGCAGCCCCGCCACCTGGTCGACGCGAGCGTGGGCCAAGGAGTCGGCGAGCACGTCGAGCTGAAGCTGACGCTCGAGAACCTCATGAACTCCCCGGTCCGCTTCAGCCAAGGCGAGTCGGGCGCGTTCCTCACGAGTCGATACCTGACGGGCACCAACGCGTGGCTGACTGCCAGTTACAAATACTGAATGTCGCGGACAGTTCGTGAGAGCGAACGAAGACCGTCACCGAAGGTCGGCACATTCCTGCCCACGAACTCCACACCATCACCCGTGAAGAAGATAGGCAATCCCATGAGCTCCCGCACGTTCCTCCGGACCTCCCTCTTTGGGCCCCTCGTCGGCCTCGCGCTCCCCCTCGCCGTTTGCTTCACCGCGTGCTCCGACGACGGCTCGCTCAGCGTCGACGCCAAGCGGACCGCCGCGACCTCCCCCACGGGCAACCCGCCCTCGAGCGGCGCCGCCGCACCGAAGGCGCTAGAAGTGCTGAAGGGCGACATCAAGACGGCGATGAACCTGACCGCCGCCAAGGAGTACCTGCTCCAAGGCCTCGTGGTGGTGAAGACGGGCACGACCCTGACCATCGAGAAGGGCACGACGCTGAAGGGTGACGCGCGGAGCAAGGCCATCCTCCTCGTCGAGGCGGGCGCGAAGCTCATCGCGGAGGGCACGGAGGACGAGCCCATCGTCTTCACGAGCCAGGCCGCTCCGCAAGATCGCCGCGCCGGCGACTGGGGCGGGCTCGTGCTGCTCGGCAACGCGCCCGTGAACATGCCGGGCGGCAAGGGGAACGTCGAGGGGATCCTCACCACGGTGCAGGGCACGCAGTTCGGCGGCACCGATCCTGACGACTCGAGCGGCGTGCTTCGCTATGTCCGGGTCGAGTACGCGGGTGTCGTCCTCGCGCAGGACAACGAGGTAAACGGCGTCACGTTCGCGGGCGTGGGGCGGGGCACGAGGGTCGACCACGTTCAGGTGCGGCAGGCGCTCGACGACTGCTTCGAGTTCTTCGGCGGCACCGTCGACGCAAAGTACCTCGCCTGCCAGGGCAACGAGGACGACGGCTTCGACTGGGACAACGGGTACTCGGGGCGCCTCCAGTTTCTCGTGCTGCAGCAGTCGCCGGGCCACGTGGGCGAGGACAACGGCATCGAAGGCGACAACGACGCCCAGGGCTCGGCCAACCTGCCGCTCTCGAGCCCCACGATCTTCAACGCCTCTCTGTTCGGCAAGAACGCGGACGTCGACAACGCCCAGTACGGGCTGCTCCTGCGGCGGAACACTCGGGCGACCCTACGCAACGTCCTGGTGAGCGGGTTCGAGGCCTCGCTCGACGTGCGCGACGTGTCGACGCACGCCGGCGTGACCGAGGGGGCGCTCACCCTCACGAACAGCCTCTTCTGGAACGCCAGGAACACTGCGGTGCTCGACAACATCGCCTACCCGGAGAAGGGCGCCACTCCTCCCAACAAGGACAACGACGGCGCGCTCTCCGAGGTCGACTGGGTGAAGGCGACCGCGCACAAGAATCTCTTCAGCGTCGACCCCAAGACCGACCGCGCGTTCGACCTCGAGAAGCCCGTCTTCGGACCCGCGAGCCCGCTCGTGGAGACCGCCGCGACGCCACCCAAAGACGGCTTCTTCGACCCGTCGGCCGCTTACGTGGGAGCCTTCAAGGACCAGAGCGACGACTGGGCGACGCGGGGTCGCTGGGCGGTCTGGTCGTCGAGGTAGCTCGCGCGCGGTGGTGGCGCGCCGGGCGGTCGTGATTCACGGCCCCGGTCGTGCTACGTCCGCTGCGTGCCGCGCGCCTACCTCACGGTCACCATCGACACGGAGTGCGACAAGGGCCCAGGGTGGCGCGTCGAAAAGCCCGCGGCGTTCGCCGGCGTCACCGACGGCGTCGCGCGGCGCCTCGAGCCGCTCTTCCAGAGCTTCGGCGCGAGGGGCACCTACCTCGTGTCGGGCGAGGTCCTGGAGGACCCCGCTTCGGTCGAGGTGTTGCTCGCGGCGAAGGCCGACCTCGGCGCCCACCTGCACGGCGAGACCGTGGCGCCCGACGCGTATCTTCCGGATATTACGTCACAATTTCAACGCGATCTCCCCGAGCCTGTAGAGCGCGCCAAGCTCACGTCGCTGACGGCGGGCTTCTCCGCGGCGTTCGGCCGCCCGCCCCTCGCGTTCCGCGCCGGGCGGTTCGGCGTGGGTCGCCACACGCTGCGCATTCTCTCCGAGCTCGGCTACGCGGTGGAGTCGAGCGTGACGCCGCACATGGACTGGGCCTCGAGCGGGGCGCCCGGGCTCGCGTTCCCCGACGCGCCGACGCAGCCGTACCACCCCGCGTGGGAGGAGCCGGGCCGCGTCGGCGAGTGCCCGCTCTGGGAGGTGCCGATCACCATCCGGCGGCGGTGGGCGAACGCCTTGCCGGTGCTCGGGAGGCACCTCGAGCCCCGCTGGCTTCGGCCCACGCACATGTCGGGTCGGGCGCTCGTGGGGCTCGCCGAAGACGAGCTCCGCGACGCCGCGAAGAGGCCTGGGCCGCGGCTCCCGCCGGTGCTCACGTGCATGTTCCACAACGTGGAGATCGTGCCCGGCAAGAGCCCGTACGCCACCTCCGAGGGCGCCGCTCGACGCATCCTCGGCAACCTCGCAGAGCTGCTCGCGTTCGCGCAGCGCGAGGAGATCCGTGTCGTCGGCCTCTCGGATCTCCCCGAGGTGCTCGCGCCGTGAGCGACACGCCGCCGCCGAGCGCGACGACCGAGGGGCCAGCAGCCGATGCAGCCGAGCCGAGGGCGACGACCGCGGCGATCGCGACCGCGTCGCCGCACAAGAAGAGCCTGGCGCGCACCTCGCTCCTCCTCTTGCCCGCGCAGATCGTGTTTCGCGGCGGCGAGGCGGTGTTCCCCTGGCTCCTCTCGACGTGGTTCGGGAGATCCCACGCGACCGACGTGTACACGTTCGCGTGGGCGATCTTCACCTTCGCCGGCTCGCTCGTGTTCTCCGCGTACCAGGACTCCGCGCTCGTGCCGATGCTCGCCGAGATCCGCGAGCGGCACCCCGAGCAGCTCCCGCGCTTCCGCGGGGCGCTCCTCGCGCACACGGTCGTCTATGGAAGCGGGCTCGCCTTGCTCGTGGCGGTCGTCGCGGCCGCGTACTTCACGGTCATCTACTCGGGGCACGACCGGGCGATGGCCGAGCTCATGGTGCCGGCGTTCCTCGTGTACCTGTTGGCTTTGTCGCTGAAGACGTTCTTCGGCGCGCAGCTGAACGCCGAGCACCGCTATTTCGCGCTGCCCATCGCGAGCGCGTGCGGCACGGCGGTGGCGGTGGGCTCGCTCGCATTCTTGCGGTCCTCGGGCCCGGTGGTCATTCCGTACGCGCAGCTCGCGGGCGAGCTCGTCACGCTCACGCTGCTCGGCTCCTTCGCGCGCGGGCTCGGCTTCGAGTGGACGCTCACTCGGCCTCCCGCGCTCGTGCGAGCCGGTCGACTCATCGCCTCCGAGGTGTTCGGCGCGGCGGTGACGCGCGTCAACCCCTCCGTCGACCAGCTCTTCGCGGGGCTCGTGGGCGTGGCGGGCGGCGGGACGCTGCTCCGGCTCACGGGCGACGTCGGATCGCTTCCGACCTCCATTCTCCAAGCGGCGATGCTCTCGGTGCTGCTCTCGCACCTCTCGGACGACGCCGCGCGCAGGCACTACGCGTCGTTCCGCGCGAAGACCTGGGGCGCGCTGCGCGTGACGCTCGCGTCGCTCGCGGCGTCGTGCCTCGCGCTCCATTTCGCCCGGCGCCCGCTCCTCGAGCTCGTGTTCCTCCATGGCGCGATGGACGCGGGCGGCGTGACCACCCTGGGCGACGTGCTCCCCTACTACCTGCTCGGGGTGCCCGCGTTCGGCGCGCTGCTCGTCCTCGTGCGGGCGCACGTGGCCGCGCAGAACAGCCGCATCATGGTAAAGATCGGCGTCCTGAACGCGGCGCTCAATTTCCTCGGCAACGCCGTCCTCGGCAAGCTCTACGGCCTCGCCGGGCTCGCCCTCTCCACGAGCCTCGTGCACGCGGTGGTCGCTGCGCTGCTGTACGTCTTGCTGCGCAAGCACCTCCAGGAGATCGAGGCGGACCACCCATGAGCCGCGAGCTCCGCGTGGTGCACGTGGTCTGCGCCGGCGAGGTCGGCGGCGCCGAGCGCATGCTCATCGACCTCGTGGGGTCGCCCGCCGAGCGGCACCATGTAGCCCTGTTCTCGCCGAGCGCGACGCTGCGCGCGTTCCTGCGTGAGCACGGGGTCCTCGTGACCGATCGCGGACCGGTGACCGAGGGCGTGACCGCCACCCTCGCGCGTGCTGTCGGGCGCTCCGACGTCGCGTGGCTCGGCGCGCTGCTCGCGCGCGACCGGGCCGACGTGGTCCATCTGCACACCTTCGGCTCGCAGGTGCTGGGCACGCGCGCGGCGCTCGCGGCGCGGCCACGCCGCGCGATCGTGCGCACCGAGCACTCCACACGCGTCTTCGACGACCCGAGCTGCTGGCCGTTCGCGCGCTGGTCGCTGCCACGCGCCGACGTGTCGTGCGCCGTGAGCCACGCCGTCCGAGCCGAAGCGCAGAGGCGGGATCCGCAGCGCGCGGCGCGCATGCGCGTCGTGCCCAACGGCGTCGACCTCGGCGCGTTCTCACCGCTGCCTACGCGCCCAGGGCTGCGCGAGGTCGGCTCGCCCCGCGCCGCCGTCGTGGGCAGGCTCGAGCCGCGCAAGGGCGTCGACATCGTGCTCCACGCGCTCGCTCGCGTGCCCGATCTCGACCTCGACGTGTGCGGCGACGGCCCGGACGCGCCGGCCCTCCGCGCGCTCGCGCGACGGCTCGGCCTCCTCGGCCGCGTGCGCTTCCTGGGCCAGGTGGCCGACGTGCCGTCGGCGCTGCGCGACGTGGACGTGGTGGTCTCCGGCGCCCGAAAAGAGGGCCTGGGCCTCGCGCTGCTCGAGGCGATGGCGGTAGGGCGCGTCGTCGTGGCGACGGCGGTGGGGGGCGTGCCCGAGTTCCTGGTCGATGGGCGCACGGGGTTCCTCGCGCCATCCGAAGACCCGACCGCCCTCGCCGGCGCGCTCCGCAAGGCGCTCGCGCAGACGACCGAGGCGCGCGACGCCCTCGTGGCGCGGGCGCGAACGTGTGTGGTCGACACCTACT
This region includes:
- a CDS encoding energy transducer TonB; amino-acid sequence: MSLAALEHDRLHDFSARRLLVGYASAGVVLATVAVLGVVFGKEIKRKALEEAVPVVFAPQKPPTRPAPAKVETPRPPAPKAKSSPPPLGRPATLAPRETPTEAPKQGDPTAPLPAAEGVVGGSLDGVVGGTGTGGPAAGAQRPSAPPAPTPPPAPMAQTTENVAAPRVLARALPTFPEAARRAGVQATVRVRYVVREDGSVTDVVIVRGHPLLDAEVVRAVSAWRFSPAMLDGRPARVVRFANLPFRPRL
- a CDS encoding biopolymer transporter ExbD, whose amino-acid sequence is MAITLESGPRKSRGATPQMNVTPLVDVVLVLLIVFMVIAPLLSKKFSLALPKQAEASAAQSADVPVVLTVAADGAVRLNREEVAAAELGARVERVLAARADKTVYFDADDGAPFGVAVRTMDVARAHGAITVSILTAKADE
- a CDS encoding MotA/TolQ/ExbB proton channel family protein, with the protein product MNLNPFHIWASMGPLSKFIAAVLLAMAATTIAIAVERWLALARGSRATRTFMKTALPILERGQFEGLAEIAPAHTHSPFARLIGPTLSKLGSKRGTVDAVELVRRESERQKEAVSGELRRGLSVLASIGSVAPFVGLLGTVVGIISAFQGIAATGSGGLGAVSAGIAEALVETALGLLVAIPSVLLFNQLNASITILEGTLSRATGELLDDLENRRVDASLEAAE
- a CDS encoding TonB-dependent receptor, which gives rise to MQPPGPQERRRARRQVTCVLYTALTALGASGASPAAAEAAEPPGIAPSPSATVTLRGRVTSREDHTPLPGAEVSVIAAGGDGQRLAVATDEDGAFALALPPGAHTLRVVADLHKPARVRNVRVLSGRVTTLSVALEPDADAIEDLAAVEYEPDRNSAAGQVALRRNAAGATDTVGAQDIARSPDRSAADAVKRVVGASVVDGRTIVIRGLGDRYTSSLVDGLPMPSTDPDRTAVPLDMFPSLVLSDLSIKKTYTPDLPGQFAGGILDIRMRRAPERFTFLASLGVGLNGETTFARRPSYAGGSLDWLGVDDGTRRLPAGLPRERITRLRPDGTVDPNLTDYGRALSSPIGLTETVSLPSGTGSLLVGDTRKLGGHSLGYIAALGYSRRFQRRTGELLRTYGLDPSRPGELVRLNDYRVDSGTDAVTISSYAGLEWRPSPAHTLTLSGLLSRSSEAEARRITGFNDEQQADVRDERQRFLQRQLMYGQLRGEHRIESLRRAELGWSLGYGRATSGEPDLRESVYVADAAQGLSFREGTQSGQHFFANQGETTRTLGLTYKQPIRDGERPVRLELGGLASLRGRSFEARRFRFLRARDARPEVFRRSPAELFTPDNVGTALELEEWTRPTDLYAARYDVVGGHLMADVALHERVRVVVGQRLERAVQSIDSFDPFAAESTERVTSRLERVDALPSANLTLKTSERTNLRLAVSRTVSRPQLRELAPFIFSDFFGAREILGNPDLDRARIVNLDARAELFPGDAQVLSASFFYKSFTAPIEPIILPTSRGVLSYANARGAVNAGVELEARRSLGFVHKSLSELSFLGNLTLVHSRVELSPSAGIQTSQSRALAGQSPYVVNLALDWEHPVTRTRARLLYNVYGARISQVGQNGLPDVFEQPRHLVDASVGQGVGEHVELKLTLENLMNSPVRFSQGESGAFLTSRYLTGTNAWLTASYKY
- a CDS encoding biopolymer transporter ExbD; this translates as MNVTPLVDVVLVLLIVFMVIAPQLEHGERVELPSVARPDDAQKTASVDPVTLTLAASGALYLEREPVTPDALAARLTELHAVAPDRKVVLKADATAPYGKVRALFARVQRTGFPGCALLVEKQEKG
- a CDS encoding ABC-F family ATP-binding cassette domain-containing protein; the encoded protein is MPVLSAHAITKAYGLRPLFDQATFTIRRGEKVALLGPNGTGKSTLLRVLAGIEPLDTGSIDRRRDATILYLPQEPVLDPERTPREIAREGLVLWHAAKSRYDEVSHRLGEGEVTAALMDEQASLAEDVERLGGWSRDHEVDEILLHLGVTDVDRPVGTMSGGERRRVALARILVAKPELAIFDEPTNHLDADTIAWLEDHLVREFPGAVLLVTHDRYVLEKIATRVLDLENGVLTEYTKRNDSVGAFVDFLEQKAERFAQAERVESNRQNFLRREIEWLRRGPKARSTKQKARIQRAETAIGAEGLRVRGEVDLAGLEGGAARLGKTILDLVDVRLDLGGRRLIDSLTMRLVKGARVGIVGPNGAGKTTLLRLVTGELEPTSGTLVRGLQTKIAYFDQARTTLRDDWSVLDNVAEREDSDRTGGGTVILGDREMGMRAYLELFLFNGAALRRKVSALSGGERARVALALSLKSGANVLLLDEPTNDLDMDTLGALEDLIESWPGCVLVVSHDRWFLDRVATSILAFEGNGKTQLYSGNWEAYREQKREDERAAKPARPASRRAPPP